The region GCGGACGCGGGCCAGCGGGGAGAGCAACATCACGCGTGATGGTAGCGGCGGTGGCGGCCGCTGTCATCACGGTGATACGCTCGGGATCGGACGAACGTCATGCGAGAGCTCCGAGGTTGCCTGTTCGTCGCCGCCCTGCTCGCGACCGCGTGTGGCAAACGCGAGCCCGCGCGGCAGGATCCTCCGCCTGCCGCGGCGGCGCCAACGACGGCCGCGCCCGTGACGAAGGCGGCGCCTTCGATTGAACCGCCCTTCCTCGACATCGCCCCCGAGCGAGCGTTTGCCCGGGCGCGCGACGAGGGCAAGCTGGTCTTTCTCTACTGGGGCGCGGCCTGGTGCCCGCCCTGCAACGATCTGAAATCGGAGGTCTTCTCGAAGCCCCGCTTCGCCGAGATGATGCGTGATTTCGTGCCCGTCCACCTCGACGGCGACACCGAGGACGCGCAACACACGGGCGAGGCGCTCGCCGTGTCCACCTATCCGACGATCCTCGTCCTCGGCCCCGCGCGGGAGGAGCTCTTGCGCTTGAACGGGAGCGTCGACATCGACGAGCTCGATCGAGCGCTCGGCGCGGTGCGCGGCAAGGCGCAGAGCTTCCGGGCGGCGGCCGCGCGCCTCGACGAGGGCAAACCGAGCGCGGAGGATTGCCGCACGCTCGCCCACGCCGCGTGGGAGCTCCTGCCCGAGGAGGTTTTCCCCCGCGCGCGGGTCCTCCTCGCCTTGCGCAAAACGATCGAGGTTTGTCCCTCCACGATGATCCGCGAGCGCGCCCTCCTCGCGGGCACGCTCCTCGGTCTCGCCTCGGCCCATCGGCGCGACCCGACGCTCGCCGAGGCGACACGCGTGATCGAGCCGGATGCCCTCTCCCTCCTCGACCTCGTCTTCTCCGACCCCGAGGCCACGTGGGCCGCGCGCGCGCTCGTCAATCACCGCGCGGCGGATCTCGCGGCCTGGCTCGCCCCGGATCCCAGGGCCGCGGCGTTCGCCTCGTGGAAAACGAAATGGCTCGCGGCGGCGGCGTCTCTTCGATCACGCGAGGGGGCGTCCGTCGACGTCCGGCTCGCGGCCGTGGGGCCCTCGATCGATTTCTTCCGCCACGAAGACCCCACGGGCCCCGTGCCCGCGCCGCTCCGCGCCGAGGTCCTCGCCGCGGCATCCGCGGCCGAGCGCGAGGCCAGGACGAAGGAGGAGCGGTATTCCGTGGTCTCCACCGCGTCCTACCTCTTGCGGCGCGTGGGGGCGCACGACGAGGCGCGCAAGATGCTCCTCGCGGAGGCCGAGCGCTCGGACACGCCCCATTACTGGTTCTCGATGCTCTCGGCGCTGGAGCAGGAGCTCGGTCGTATCGAGGAGGCGCGGGCCTTCTCGCAAAAAGCCCGCGAGGGCGCGGGGGGGCGCGCCACGCGGCTCCAGTGGATCGCGAACGACATTCTCTTTCAGGCGAAGCTCCAGGGCCCGCTCCCGCGCGCCTACCTCCTCGCGCAGGCCGAGGCGTTCTACGAGCTCGCCATGTCGCTCGGGGACGGGTTTCACGGCAGGAACCGCGCGCGCGTCGTGCAAGTCCGGAGCGCGCTCGCCGTCCTCGGGGACGATCCCGGATACACGAAACTATTGTCACGTCTTCGTGATCGCTGCGCCTCGCTCCCCGCGGGCAGGGCGGAGGCTTGCCGGGGCAGCTTCGAGCCGTGAAGCTGCCTGCGGACGCGGGCGAGATCACTGCAGGACGAGCTTCAGGCCGTACGGGCTCGGGTTCGTGGCGAGGGAGCCTCCGCGGATGCGCACGAAATACGCGCCCGCGGCGAGGTTCTGCGCGGACGCGGAGCCGCAGTTTCCGACGATGTCGTCGCCCGTCGCGAGCACGGTCGTGCCGTCGGGCGCGAGGATGTCGACGATCGTGTCGAGCGTCTTCGCGGCGCAGGCATTCGTGCCTTGATCGGTCGTGGTCGCCGTCAGGGTCGCCACCGGCGCGGCGAGGACCACGGACACCACGTCGACGTCGCCGAGCGGGCTGAGCACCCCGCTCCACGGCTCCGAGAACACGTCCGCGATTGCGGCCGTGCCATTCGGCTCGGTCTCGGTGATCTCGATCGAGCAGGTCGAGCTGCACCCGTCGCCCGCCGCTGTATTGCCGTCGTCGCATTCTTCGGCGGGTGTCTTTTCGCCATCGCCGCACACGTCCGCGACCGGGTCGACGCGCAACCGGTACACGAACGTCGGGGTCCTCGTGATGTCGGAGGCCACGACGCGCACGAAGTAGGCCCCGGGCGCGGCGCTCGGCAAGACGGCGCGTGAACAATACCCTTCGCCCCCGTCGTCGTCGCTCGCGAGCACGGTCGTCCCGTCCGCCGCGCGGATCTCGAGGAGCGTGTCGATCACGCCCGCCGCGCAGCCGCCGTCGCCGATATCGAGCACCCGGGCGACGAGGCTCGTATTCGCGGCGTCGACGGTGAAGGAGACGAAATCGACGTCCCCGGCCGGGTCGATCTTCGCGGGGAACGGGTTCTTGTACGCGCTCGCCTGGCCTGCGGCGTCGTTCGGCTCGGTCTCGCCCGGCTCGATGAGGCATTCGGCGGTACAACCATCGCCGGGATCGTTGTTTCCGTCGTCGCACTCCTCGCCGGGGTCGATGACGAGATCGCCGCAATAGGGTTCGGGCTTGCCGCCGCCCTCTCCACCCTCTCCCGCGGCGCCGCCTTGCCCTGCGGCGCCGCCTTGCCCTGCGGCGCCGCCTTGCCCCGCGGCGCCGCCTTGCCCGCCGCCGGAGCTGCTGCTCGTCGTCGGGTTGCGGCGCGGCGGCAGGCCCGCGCCCTCGCCACACGCGGCGAGGGCCAGCACGAAAAGACCAAGATGGAGCGTCGCTCGTTTCATTCGGAATCCGGGCACGAGTAGGTGATGTCCCAGCTCTTCACGATGGCCGCCGCGCTCTTGTTCGACGCCGGGTTCAGCGTGATCGAGAGCTCGAGGTGGCTCCGCCTGGCGCCCGCGGCGCCCAGCTCGTCGAAGAGGGAGACCGGGCACGGCGCCGGGCCGCCCATCGGACAAACCTGCGTGTCGGGTGAGGCTTGCGCCGTCGCGAGGGTCTCGAACGTCGCGGCGCCGAGGGCGGCTTGCGCGTTCGCCGTGCGCGCCTTCCAGACCACGTTCGTATCGGCCGCCGTGAGGGTGTCGTAGGCGAGGAAGCCCCATTGCACCTTCGTCCCCGGCGGGCAATCGGCCTCGTATTCGTACGTGAACGTCGCCGGGTCGTATCCGCCGGGGCAGCCGAGGTCGACGGCGAGCTTGGCGCCGGTGTCCCCGAGGACCGTCTGGCACGTCGAGGGGCAAAGCTTGAGCTGCGCGGGGTTCGCGGGGTCGTCGTAATACCAGCCCGCCCCGCAGGCCGCCGCGGAGCCGACATTGCCGAGCAGCACCGGCGCGCCCGCGCTCGGCGTGAACGTGACCTTCGCCGCGCTCGGATCGTAGACGCCGCCGCTCGGGACCACGAAATCGCAGGAGAGAGTGTCGCCCTTGATCTGGATCAGCGCCGAGAGCAGCTCGTTCTCGACGTTGCCGCCGGGCGCGACGAAGAAGCCCTTCTGCGTGCCGCCCTTCGACGCGATCTGGTTCATGAAGCTCTGGTTCGCGCCCTGGATCCCGATGGCGTACGTCTTGACCCCGTGGTCCTGGAAAGCGGCGCCCGCGAGGTTCGAGATCGCGGTCTCGCTCTCGTTGCAGCCGACCGGATCACCGTCGGTCGCGAAGACGACGAACGCCTCCTCGTCCGGGTGGTTGGCCTTGTACTCGATGGCCCATTGCGTGGCCCCGTCGAGCGCCGGATACATGGGCGTGTTGCTGCCCGGCGATTTCGCGTCGAGGGCGTCGACGAGCTTCTTCTCCTGCGCGTCGGCCGGCGCGGACTGGAGCGAGAGCACGCCGACGTCGACGAGGGGCGCCTTGCAGGCCGTGGCGCTGCACGAGATCTCGTTGCAGCCATTCACCGGCTGGTTGTCCGCCCAGAACCGGAGCGCGACGCCGAGGCCGGCCGAGCCCGGATCCTTGAAGAACTTCTTCAGCGCCTTCACCGTGGCCGTCCAGCGCGTCTCGCCGCTGCCGACGCTCGTCGTCATCGAGCCCGAGCGGTCGAGCGCGACGAACATGTTCACGCGCTTGACGGTCGCCGTCGTCGTATTCGAGCAGCTCGGCGAGCCGCAGGCGACGTTGGGCGCGAATGACGCCCAGTTGTCGAGGCACTGGCACTCGGGGAGCTGCGTGTATCCGCCGTGGCTCGGTGGGTTCACCATGAGCTCGCGCTTCGAGCCGCCGAGGTTGCAGCTCGCCGCCGGGACGTTGATACATTTCCCGGGCGGGATGGGGCTCGGCGTGGTGCAGCTCTGCGCGCCCGCGACCGCCTGGTTCGGGTTGCATCGGCCGAACTGACCGGAGCCCGCGGGCAAGCTCAGGATCTTCACCCCCGCGGGCACGACGGTGTTTCCGTGGTTGCACACGGGCACCGAGCCGTCGCAGGGGACGCCGATCGACATGTCGTGGCCGGCGCAGTCCGGATCCGTTTGGCCGGGCAACCAGGGCACGCAATCACCCTTCACCGGACAACCCTCGCCGCAGAGCGTCTTCACGCGGTCCACGCAGAGGTTCGTCCAGGCCACGTCGCAGCAGTCCGGCAGCTCCTGGCAGATCGTCGCGACGCACGCGTCGCAGGCGGGGTCGAGCTTCTCGCCCGAATCACACTTGTTGTGGGAGCAAGGCGGATCCGGGTAACATTTCGCGCCGCAGACGCTGTCGACCATACCCACGCACGCGCCGTCCCACTGGAACGGGCCGCAGGATTTGCCGCAGACGCTCCCGACCTTGTCCACGCAGGACGTGGTCCAGCTCGCGTCGCAGGACTCGCCGCAGAGCGTGTCGACCTTGTCCACGCACCGCTGCTTCCAGCCCGAGCTGCACGAGTTCCCGCAGACGCTCTCGACCTTGTCCTCGCACGCCTGCGACCATTTCGGCGACGGGCACTTGTCGTTCTGCTGGCACACGCTGGCGACGAGGTTCACGCACTGCGAGTTCCACGCGTTGCCGTTCCCGGTGCAGCAGCTCGGCTTGACCGTGCAGACCGCGGCCACGCAAGGATCGCAGTTCGTGTTCAGCCTGGAGCCCGTCGAGCAATAGTCGTGCGCGCAGGCGACCGAGCCGGGCGTGTCGTCGCAACATTTCGGATCCGCGGCGCAGATCTTGTCCACGCACGGGTGACAGCCCTTCTCGAGCGCCGCGCCCGACGAGCAGTAGCCGTGCGAGCAGGTGCCGGTCGAGGAGATGTTGCAGCACTTCGGGTCGTCCTCGCAGATCGTCGTGACGCAGGAATTGCAGGCCTTGCTCAGCGAGCTGCCCGTCTTGCAGTAATCGTGCGAGCAGGAGCCCCACGTCTTCAGGCCGCAGCACCTCGGCTCGACGTCGCAGATGGCCGTCACGCACGGATCGCAGCCGTCCGTGAGCTTCGTGCCCGTCTCGCAATAATCGTGCGCGCACGACCCGCCGTACGTCGCCTCGCAGCAGGTCGGGTCGATCCCGCAGATCTCGTCGACGCAGGGATCACAGCCGTACGCGAGTGGATCGCCGACGGCGCACTTGTTGTGGTTGCAGGTGCCGAACACCGGCGCCGAGCAGTACTGGTTGAACTGGCAATCCGCGCCCTCGTCGCAGGGCTGCCCGATGCCCTGCTCCACGAGATCCGGGGGATAGTCCCCGACGTCGCCCGTCTGCCACGAGAAGATCGGCGTCTGCGAGAATGGCTTGAGCCCTCCGGGCGGATCCTCGTCGAAGACCTGGCAGGAGGGATCACAAGGGTTGTTCGCGCAATCCGCGAGGGCCCCGCTCGTCGGGGCGGAGGGCTTCTCGTTCGAAGCGGAGCCTCCCGGCGCGAGCGCCGCCTCGTCCTCCTGGCAAGGGCCCCACGCGCCATTCTTGCAGATATGGACGCCCTTGAAGCACGACACCACGCCGTTGTGCTCGCCGAGCTGCACGGTGCACGTCTTCTTCTGGCCCTCCTGGCAAAGGATGGGCGCCCCCCCTGTGCCCTCGCCGCCGTGCCCGCCGCCGCCCTCCCCCTCGCCGCCGGCGCCATTGTCGCCGCCCATCGACGGATCCGTCCCCCGGGGCGGCAGCTCGCCTCCACCCTGACTGCAGGCGACGAGCAAGGACATGAAAACCACCACGAAACTCGCGAGCCCGAGCGAGCCTTTCGCTGACGGTCTTCTCGCCGTCCTGCGATGATGAATCATGGTAAAGCGCCTCCAGTGCCAACCTTCCATAATGCATGAAGTGGTTCTGGAATCAAGCGCTTTGGTCGGTCGAGTTACCAGTGTGAGCCCGACCGGGAGCCCAGGCGGCGTGTGCGCTCTGTCGCGGCTCGAGGTTACGCGCCGAGCGTCGAAGCGAGCCGCGGCAAGAGCTCCCCGAGGCGCGCGTCCACGCGCACCGCCGCGTGCGCGTCGCCCCGCGTCGGCCCCAGGTTCACGATGGCCACGGGCACGCCACGCTCGCTCGCGCGCCGGACGAATCGATACCCCGAATACACCGTGAGCGACGAACCCACGACGAGCAGCACCTCCGCCTCGTCGAAGAGCGCCCACGCCGCCTCGGTGACGGGCGCGGGCACGTTCTCGCCAAAAAAGACGACGTCGGGCTTCAGCGTGCCGCCGCAGCCGAGACAAGCCGGGACGTGAAAATCGGCGAAGGCGTCGTGCTCGAGGTCGGCGTCGCCGTCGGGCGCGAGGGCCGTGCCCCACTGGTAAAACGAAGGGTTCTCCGCGATGAGCCGCTCCTGCAAGGACGCGCGAGGCTCGATCACGCCGCAGCCGAGGCAACGGACGCGGGCGAGCGCGCCGTGCAGCTCGATCACTCGTTCGCTGCCCGCGGCCTGGTGCAGCCCGTCGACGTTTTGCGTGATCGTCCCTGCGAGGCGTCCTGCCCGCTCCAGCGCGGCGAGCGCGACGTGGGCCGGGTTCGGCCTCGCCGCGGCGATCCTCGGCCAGCCGTTCATGCTGCGCGCCCAGTACCGCGCCCGCGCCGCGGGATCGTGGATGAACGCCCGCGCTTGTATGGGATTGCGCGCGCGGCGCGCGGTCTCGGGGCCGCGGTAATCGGGGATGCCCGACTCCGTGCTCATGCCCGCGCCCGCGAGCGCGACGGCCCGCCGGCCGGCGAGCAGCCGAGCGAGGGGCTCGGCGAGCGCGAGGTCGATCCCTTCGGAGGCCACGCCCCAGCGTAGCGCACGTGGTGAGCCGAGGCTTGTGGAGGGCGGGCGCGCGGATAAGATCCCGCGAGGCCCATGGCGAACGACCCGAAGCGGCGCGAGGACACGGACTCCGATCTCGCCGTCGCGCAAAAACGCAAGGTCGAGAAGGCGAAGCGCTGGCAGGTCGTCTTCCACAACGACAACTACACGACGAAATGGTTCGTCGTCGACGTGCTCGTCCGCTTCTTCCACATGGATGAGACCTCGGCGCTGAGCTTCATGCTCGTCGTGCACAACACCGGGCGCGGCGTGGCCGGCGTCTACACGAAGGACATCGCCGAGACGAAGGCCAAGCTCGTCCAGGAGCACGCGCGCGAGTACGGCATGCCGCTGCGAGTGACGGTCGAGCCGGACGACGACTGAACGCTATTTCCCGCCGCCGGAGAGCAACGCGCCGCCGAGGATCCCTTCGAGCGCCCCGCCCACCGAGCCCACGAGATCCCCGACCTTGCCGAGCGTCTCGTCGACGGCCCCCGTGACCTCGTCGGCCGCCGCCGAGACCTTCTCCGCGCCCGTGGCGAGCGCCGCGCCGAGCTCGTTCAATCGCTCGATCGCCCCCGTCTTCGTGAGCACCGCGCCGAGCACGACCGCGCCGAGCGAGCCCGCGAGCTCCTCCAGCGATACCAGCTTCGGCGCCGCCGCCGCGCCGCCCACGACCACGGTCTTCACCCCGTCGCAGACCGTCGCCCCGCAGCTCGTCTTGTCGCCGACCCGCACGAGCTGTTTCCCGCGCACGAGCACGCTCGGGCTCCCTGCGATGATGGGCTGCGCGACGTGCGGCCCGCACGGCTGGGGCAGGGAAGGGGCGAGCACGGCCATCTGACCCGGCCCGAGCATCACGTCCGGCGCGCCCGTGGCCACCACGCCCGTCGTCAGGATCGGGACCATGTCCACGAGCGAGATCGACGTCCCCGCGGGCGCCGCGCCCATCCCCGCGCCCAGGCTCGCCGCGCCCGCGCCGCCGAGCCCCGCCGGCCCCACGACCGCGCTGCCGAGCGCCTGCGCGACCATCGCCCCGCTCGGCGTCACGAGCGGCATCGCCGCGTGCGCGAGCCTCGAACCGACCTTCGCCGCGAGGTGCCCCGTGCTCATGTACGCCTCCTCAAGCCTCCTCCCCCGGCCGGGGGAAGCGCACCGTCGACAGGATTCGATCGAAGAGCGGGTTCATCTGATCCGCGTCGACCCTCGCGGCCGTCGCATTGAAGCAAAACACCGTGCGCCGCCGCCCGAGGGCCATCGCGAGCCTCTGCTCGAGCTCGCCGCTCTGCGCGCGCCACGTGAAATGCAGCTCGATCCCCGGCTGCCCGCCCAGCGTGCGCTCCCTCCGGTCCTTCAGCTCGAACCCCTCGAGGCGCTTGCCGAGCTCCGCGAGCTGTTTGTCCGCGTAGGACACGAGGGTCTCCTCGGGGGAGAGCACGTCGCGCGTCATGACCACGTTTGGCGCGGTCGATTGTCCGGGCCGCGGCGTGGCGGCGAACGCCACCATCGTCCGGTCTTCCCAGTGGCGGGGTACGTCGAAGGAGACGTCTCGGCTCTCGTATCGCGACATTCGCTCTCTCCTCAGATGACCGCGGCGCGCTTCACGAAGGCCTCGGCGAGCTCGCCCCAGGGCCGCTCGTAGACCACGTAGCCCTTCTTCGTGAGGGTGTGGACGAACGCGTCGTTCGAGGAGAACCCGTTCATCTGCGCCTCGACGAGGTGCGCCTCGAGCTCGGGGCCCGAGACCGGCATCGCGCCTTGTGTCTTCATCACGAAGAGCTGCCCCTCGCCCGGGCTCTGCAGGATCGTCGCGCCCTTCGAGCCACCATTCAGCGCGGAGGCCACGTCCTCGCCCGTGAACCCACCGGCGCGCGACACGAGCTGCCCGAGCGATTGCCCCTCCGGCGCGGCGCCTTGCCCGAGGTTCAACTGCGGGCCGGCGAGCGCATTCGATCCGCCCGACCCATTCCCACCGCCGAGCGCATTCTGGAGCGCCTGCTTGGCTTGCCCGAGCGCGTCTCCTGCTTGCTCGCCGCTCGCGCCGACCGCGTCGCTCGTCGCCTCCGCGGCGTCCTTGCCCTTGCCCGTCAGCTCGCCCCAGAAGTCCTCGGCCTCGTCCTTGATGTCGCCCCAGGCCTCCTTCGTGTCGCCCTTGACGTCCTTCCAGGCCTCTTTTGCGTCCTTCCCGGCCTGCTTCAGCTCGTCCTTCGTCTGGTTCCAGGTCTCCTTCGCCTCGACCTTGGTCTGCTTCCAGGCCTCCTTGGCCTCCTCGACCGTCTGCTTGGCGTCCGCCTTCGTCTGGTCCCAGGTCTCCTTCGCCTCGGCCTTGGTCTGCTTCCAGGTCTCCTTCGCCTCTTCCCAGGTCTGCTTCGCTTCGGCCTTGGTCTGGTTCCAGCTCTCCTTCGCGTCGGTCTTGACCTCGTTCCACGCGGCCTTCGTCTCCGCGACGAACTCCTTCGGGATCGCCTTCACGTCGGCGATGAGATCCTTCGCGTCCGCGATGGTCTGCTTGACCGTCTCCTTCGCGCTCTCGATCTGGCCCTTCACCTCATCGACGACGGCCAACGCTCGCGCCTTGACCTCCTCGACCTTGGCCTTCGCCTGGGCCTTCCACTCCTCGACCTTGCCCTTCCACTCCTGGACCTTCTGCTTGACCTCTTCCTTGGCGCCCTCGATCCGCGCCTTGAGCTCCTGCACGCGCGCCTTCGCGGCCTCGACCTGCGTCTTGGCCTGCTCGATGATCTCGCCCGCCTGCTTCTTCATCTCCTGGAAGCGCTCGACGGCCTGATCCTTCAGCGCGATCACGCGCTCCTTGATCTCCTTCACGCGGGCCTTGGCCTGCTCCTTGAGATCGTTGATGCGGCCCTTGATCTCCTCGATCTTGGCCTTGGCCTGCTCCTTCACGGCCTCGACGCGGCCCTTGATCTCCTCGATCTTGGCCTCGACCCGCGCCTTCGCCTCGGCGAACTTCTCCTTCACCTCGGCGACCTTGCCGAGCACGGCCGCCTTCGCCGCTTCGAGCTTGCCCTTGAACTCCTCGACGATCGCCACGGCGCGCGCCTTGGCCTCCTCCAGCTTGCCGCGCAGCTCCTGGATCTTCGCCTGCACCTGCGCCTTCGCCGCCTCGAGCTTGGCCTTGACCTCCTCGAACTTGGCGATGGCCATCTGCTTCGCGGCTTCTGCCCGCGCGCGCAGATCCTCGACCGCGCCGCGGATCTTCTCCTGCACGTCCCCCACGACCTCGCCGGCCCGCGCGCGGATCTGATCGATACGCTCCTGCAGCTTCTTCTGCTCGAGCGCCACACGATCGAGGATGTCGTCGACGATCGCGCCCGGCACGTCGAGCACCTTGTCGATCGCCGCCTGGATCTGCTCGTTGATGGCCTCGGGCATGATCAAATACCCCGGCGCGTCCGCGATCGACGCGGGTGGCTCCTCGAGCAAGCGCCGCAGCGCGCC is a window of Polyangium spumosum DNA encoding:
- a CDS encoding thioredoxin family protein is translated as MRELRGCLFVAALLATACGKREPARQDPPPAAAAPTTAAPVTKAAPSIEPPFLDIAPERAFARARDEGKLVFLYWGAAWCPPCNDLKSEVFSKPRFAEMMRDFVPVHLDGDTEDAQHTGEALAVSTYPTILVLGPAREELLRLNGSVDIDELDRALGAVRGKAQSFRAAAARLDEGKPSAEDCRTLAHAAWELLPEEVFPRARVLLALRKTIEVCPSTMIRERALLAGTLLGLASAHRRDPTLAEATRVIEPDALSLLDLVFSDPEATWAARALVNHRAADLAAWLAPDPRAAAFASWKTKWLAAAASLRSREGASVDVRLAAVGPSIDFFRHEDPTGPVPAPLRAEVLAAASAAEREARTKEERYSVVSTASYLLRRVGAHDEARKMLLAEAERSDTPHYWFSMLSALEQELGRIEEARAFSQKAREGAGGRATRLQWIANDILFQAKLQGPLPRAYLLAQAEAFYELAMSLGDGFHGRNRARVVQVRSALAVLGDDPGYTKLLSRLRDRCASLPAGRAEACRGSFEP
- a CDS encoding DUF4215 domain-containing protein, whose translation is MKRATLHLGLFVLALAACGEGAGLPPRRNPTTSSSSGGGQGGAAGQGGAAGQGGAAGQGGAAGEGGEGGGKPEPYCGDLVIDPGEECDDGNNDPGDGCTAECLIEPGETEPNDAAGQASAYKNPFPAKIDPAGDVDFVSFTVDAANTSLVARVLDIGDGGCAAGVIDTLLEIRAADGTTVLASDDDGGEGYCSRAVLPSAAPGAYFVRVVASDITRTPTFVYRLRVDPVADVCGDGEKTPAEECDDGNTAAGDGCSSTCSIEITETEPNGTAAIADVFSEPWSGVLSPLGDVDVVSVVLAAPVATLTATTTDQGTNACAAKTLDTIVDILAPDGTTVLATGDDIVGNCGSASAQNLAAGAYFVRIRGGSLATNPSPYGLKLVLQ
- a CDS encoding vWA domain-containing protein, with product MSLLVACSQGGGELPPRGTDPSMGGDNGAGGEGEGGGGHGGEGTGGAPILCQEGQKKTCTVQLGEHNGVVSCFKGVHICKNGAWGPCQEDEAALAPGGSASNEKPSAPTSGALADCANNPCDPSCQVFDEDPPGGLKPFSQTPIFSWQTGDVGDYPPDLVEQGIGQPCDEGADCQFNQYCSAPVFGTCNHNKCAVGDPLAYGCDPCVDEICGIDPTCCEATYGGSCAHDYCETGTKLTDGCDPCVTAICDVEPRCCGLKTWGSCSHDYCKTGSSLSKACNSCVTTICEDDPKCCNISSTGTCSHGYCSSGAALEKGCHPCVDKICAADPKCCDDTPGSVACAHDYCSTGSRLNTNCDPCVAAVCTVKPSCCTGNGNAWNSQCVNLVASVCQQNDKCPSPKWSQACEDKVESVCGNSCSSGWKQRCVDKVDTLCGESCDASWTTSCVDKVGSVCGKSCGPFQWDGACVGMVDSVCGAKCYPDPPCSHNKCDSGEKLDPACDACVATICQELPDCCDVAWTNLCVDRVKTLCGEGCPVKGDCVPWLPGQTDPDCAGHDMSIGVPCDGSVPVCNHGNTVVPAGVKILSLPAGSGQFGRCNPNQAVAGAQSCTTPSPIPPGKCINVPAASCNLGGSKRELMVNPPSHGGYTQLPECQCLDNWASFAPNVACGSPSCSNTTTATVKRVNMFVALDRSGSMTTSVGSGETRWTATVKALKKFFKDPGSAGLGVALRFWADNQPVNGCNEISCSATACKAPLVDVGVLSLQSAPADAQEKKLVDALDAKSPGSNTPMYPALDGATQWAIEYKANHPDEEAFVVFATDGDPVGCNESETAISNLAGAAFQDHGVKTYAIGIQGANQSFMNQIASKGGTQKGFFVAPGGNVENELLSALIQIKGDTLSCDFVVPSGGVYDPSAAKVTFTPSAGAPVLLGNVGSAAACGAGWYYDDPANPAQLKLCPSTCQTVLGDTGAKLAVDLGCPGGYDPATFTYEYEADCPPGTKVQWGFLAYDTLTAADTNVVWKARTANAQAALGAATFETLATAQASPDTQVCPMGGPAPCPVSLFDELGAAGARRSHLELSITLNPASNKSAAAIVKSWDITYSCPDSE
- a CDS encoding NAD-dependent protein deacetylase — protein: MASEGIDLALAEPLARLLAGRRAVALAGAGMSTESGIPDYRGPETARRARNPIQARAFIHDPAARARYWARSMNGWPRIAAARPNPAHVALAALERAGRLAGTITQNVDGLHQAAGSERVIELHGALARVRCLGCGVIEPRASLQERLIAENPSFYQWGTALAPDGDADLEHDAFADFHVPACLGCGGTLKPDVVFFGENVPAPVTEAAWALFDEAEVLLVVGSSLTVYSGYRFVRRASERGVPVAIVNLGPTRGDAHAAVRVDARLGELLPRLASTLGA
- a CDS encoding ATP-dependent Clp protease adaptor ClpS — translated: MANDPKRREDTDSDLAVAQKRKVEKAKRWQVVFHNDNYTTKWFVVDVLVRFFHMDETSALSFMLVVHNTGRGVAGVYTKDIAETKAKLVQEHAREYGMPLRVTVEPDDD
- a CDS encoding PAAR domain-containing protein, with the protein product MSTGHLAAKVGSRLAHAAMPLVTPSGAMVAQALGSAVVGPAGLGGAGAASLGAGMGAAPAGTSISLVDMVPILTTGVVATGAPDVMLGPGQMAVLAPSLPQPCGPHVAQPIIAGSPSVLVRGKQLVRVGDKTSCGATVCDGVKTVVVGGAAAAPKLVSLEELAGSLGAVVLGAVLTKTGAIERLNELGAALATGAEKVSAAADEVTGAVDETLGKVGDLVGSVGGALEGILGGALLSGGGK
- a CDS encoding DcrB-related protein, coding for MSRYESRDVSFDVPRHWEDRTMVAFAATPRPGQSTAPNVVMTRDVLSPEETLVSYADKQLAELGKRLEGFELKDRRERTLGGQPGIELHFTWRAQSGELEQRLAMALGRRRTVFCFNATAARVDADQMNPLFDRILSTVRFPRPGEEA